In Thermoanaerobaculia bacterium, a single genomic region encodes these proteins:
- a CDS encoding tetratricopeptide repeat protein, whose product MQAEEPSLKRGPLLPVLPSSPGLAIRHSRSLKWRAAVLVAVHLAIALHIAHWLVAGTTVTPVEPSEAMAFSKAGIINAGFLFFAGAILLTALFGRWFCGWACHLVALQDLSRWLLEKAGLRPRPLRSRLLGFVPYLAFVYMFLWPAAYRLWLGDSLGVQGSELTTGAFWETFPGWVVGILTLLVCGFATIYFLGAKGFCTYACPYGAAFAVADRIAPLRVRVNEDCEGSGHCTAVCTSNVRVHEEVAKFGMVVDSGCMKCGDCVSVCPNDALSFGFGKVSLFAQPIPAYALAAPGPDLAKRAYPLTLREELVLGVAYVVAFATFRGLYGQIPFLMSLGLAGVLAFLALLAMRLVARRNLAFRHRALKRDGRLLPGGRWAAAGLILLGLFWIHSGWLKAEAVQGRRALQKTARLQQQMLQIAAEPASPNAGERAAAAAAARHLERLERWGLFSWLGLDSSRAWTAWISGDFPGFRAASSRAIARHDAAYEMLLLTAKDAAGRGDLAGLTLAGERAVALDPRRYEAYAGAGILLARSGAPPALPAAASFFERGLVHHPSAVELAYNWGIIHAMQGEPERAIERFRQVLSFEPGHREARENLAGMLAATGRLEEAAALYREAIAASPRDAGLHILLAQTWIAMGRDEAARTELAAALEIEPGHPQASALVAAMVSENRTH is encoded by the coding sequence TTGCAGGCTGAGGAGCCGAGCCTGAAGCGCGGCCCACTCCTGCCCGTCCTGCCGTCGAGCCCAGGACTTGCGATCCGGCACTCGCGCAGTCTCAAGTGGCGGGCGGCGGTGCTCGTCGCGGTCCACCTGGCGATCGCCCTTCACATCGCCCACTGGCTCGTCGCCGGCACCACCGTGACTCCGGTCGAGCCCTCCGAAGCGATGGCGTTCTCCAAGGCCGGCATCATCAACGCCGGTTTCCTCTTCTTCGCCGGCGCGATCCTCCTCACCGCCCTCTTCGGGCGCTGGTTCTGCGGCTGGGCCTGTCATCTCGTCGCTCTCCAGGACCTCTCGCGCTGGCTGCTCGAGAAGGCCGGACTCCGTCCGCGGCCGCTGCGCTCACGGCTGCTGGGCTTCGTGCCCTACCTCGCCTTCGTCTACATGTTCCTCTGGCCGGCGGCCTACCGCCTCTGGCTCGGCGACAGCCTCGGAGTGCAGGGCTCGGAGCTCACCACCGGCGCCTTCTGGGAGACCTTCCCGGGCTGGGTCGTCGGGATCCTCACCCTTCTCGTCTGCGGCTTCGCCACGATCTACTTCCTCGGCGCCAAGGGCTTCTGCACCTATGCCTGCCCTTACGGCGCCGCCTTCGCCGTCGCCGACAGGATCGCGCCGCTGCGCGTCCGGGTGAACGAAGACTGCGAGGGCTCCGGGCACTGCACGGCGGTCTGCACGTCGAATGTCCGCGTTCACGAAGAGGTTGCGAAGTTCGGCATGGTCGTCGACAGCGGCTGCATGAAGTGCGGCGATTGCGTGAGCGTCTGTCCCAACGACGCCCTCAGCTTCGGCTTCGGAAAGGTCTCGCTCTTCGCCCAGCCCATCCCTGCCTACGCCCTCGCCGCTCCCGGCCCCGACCTCGCGAAGCGCGCCTACCCCCTCACCCTGCGCGAGGAGCTCGTCCTCGGAGTCGCCTACGTGGTCGCTTTCGCGACCTTCCGCGGACTGTACGGCCAGATTCCATTCCTGATGTCGCTGGGGCTCGCCGGGGTGCTCGCCTTTCTCGCCCTGCTGGCGATGCGGCTCGTGGCCCGCCGCAACCTCGCCTTCCGGCACCGCGCCCTGAAGCGCGACGGCCGCCTGCTGCCCGGGGGCCGGTGGGCCGCGGCCGGCCTGATTCTGTTGGGGCTGTTCTGGATTCACAGCGGCTGGCTGAAGGCGGAGGCGGTGCAAGGTCGCCGGGCACTTCAGAAAACCGCGCGCCTGCAGCAGCAGATGCTCCAGATCGCTGCCGAACCCGCCTCGCCGAACGCCGGGGAGCGCGCCGCCGCTGCCGCTGCCGCCCGACACCTGGAACGACTCGAGCGCTGGGGACTCTTCTCCTGGCTGGGCCTCGACAGCAGTCGGGCCTGGACCGCCTGGATCAGCGGCGATTTCCCCGGCTTTCGCGCCGCGAGCTCGCGCGCCATCGCCCGCCACGATGCGGCCTACGAGATGCTGCTGCTCACGGCGAAGGACGCCGCGGGGCGGGGCGATCTCGCCGGGCTGACACTCGCCGGAGAGCGCGCCGTGGCGCTCGATCCACGACGTTACGAAGCCTACGCGGGTGCCGGCATCCTCCTGGCGAGAAGCGGCGCCCCGCCGGCCCTGCCCGCCGCAGCGAGCTTCTTCGAGCGTGGATTGGTTCACCACCCCTCGGCGGTGGAGCTCGCCTATAATTGGGGGATTATTCACGCCATGCAAGGAGAACCCGAGCGCGCCATCGAGCGCTTTCGCCAGGTGCTCTCTTTCGAGCCCGGGCATCGCGAAGCGCGCGAGAACCTCGCCGGAATGCTGGCTGCAACCGGGCGGCTCGAGGAGGCTGCGGCGCTCTACCGCGAGGCGATCGCCGCGTCTCCCCGGGACGCCGGACTGCACATCCTCCTGGCGCAAACCTGGATCGCAATGGGCAGAGACGAGGCGGCCCGGACAGAGCTCGCAGCCGCCCTTGAGATAGAACCCGGCCACCCGCAGGCGAGCGCCCTCGTCGCGGCGATGGTCAGCGAGAACCGAACCCATTGA
- a CDS encoding glycogen synthase — MPLRICQIAAEVTPFAKTGGLGDVAAGLSRALGREGHDVRVFLPFYARVAKLDFPFVAVDFLRDVEIHLGPRKFTYSVFTTRLPASEVDAYFVHCPALYHHDSIYSGEWDEYLRYALLTRVALESCQRMGWSPDIVHVHDWHTALAPIYLRTIYAWDRLFAKTRTVLTLHNLGYQGVFSSQVLDELGLAGHAEMLYNEDLTAGRVSFLKTGLLYADALTTVSRTYAREIQTPEHGFGLDPLLRARADHLVGIVNGVDYGEWSPEADPYIPYKYSAERLEGKESTKRALLEKIGMPFPRQAPVLGLVSRLTSQKGLDLLFDTLPEFLYHRDLRFLALGSGEERYESFLSWLQVTFPGKVWYFRGYSEELAHWIEAGADIFLMPSRYEPCGLNQMYSLRYGTPPIVRRTGGLADTVEPWNPVTRTGTGFSFDHFTPEGLRWALDFALTAYRDVPAWKQLMLNGMAKDFSWARQVKPYEELYRRLLAG, encoded by the coding sequence ATGCCACTGCGGATCTGCCAGATCGCTGCCGAAGTCACGCCGTTCGCCAAGACCGGAGGCCTCGGCGATGTCGCGGCCGGACTGTCGCGCGCCCTCGGCAGAGAGGGCCACGACGTCCGGGTCTTCCTGCCGTTCTACGCCCGCGTCGCGAAGCTCGACTTTCCGTTCGTCGCGGTCGATTTCCTGCGCGACGTCGAGATCCACCTGGGACCGCGCAAGTTCACCTACTCCGTCTTCACCACCCGTCTGCCCGCGAGCGAAGTCGACGCCTACTTCGTCCACTGTCCGGCGCTCTACCACCACGACTCGATCTACAGCGGCGAATGGGACGAGTACCTGCGCTACGCCCTGCTGACGCGCGTCGCGCTCGAGAGCTGCCAGCGCATGGGCTGGTCCCCGGACATCGTTCACGTCCACGACTGGCACACGGCGTTGGCACCGATCTACCTGCGCACGATCTACGCCTGGGATCGCCTGTTCGCGAAGACGCGCACCGTGCTCACCCTGCACAACCTCGGCTATCAGGGGGTCTTCTCCTCCCAGGTGCTCGACGAGCTCGGGCTCGCCGGCCACGCCGAGATGCTCTACAACGAGGATCTCACCGCCGGCAGGGTGAGTTTCTTGAAGACCGGGCTGCTCTACGCCGACGCCCTCACCACGGTGAGCCGCACCTATGCCAGGGAGATCCAGACGCCGGAGCACGGCTTCGGCCTCGATCCGCTGCTGCGCGCTCGCGCCGACCATCTGGTCGGCATCGTCAACGGTGTCGACTACGGTGAGTGGAGCCCGGAGGCCGACCCGTACATCCCGTACAAGTACTCGGCCGAGCGTCTCGAGGGCAAAGAGTCGACCAAGCGCGCCCTGCTCGAGAAGATCGGGATGCCCTTCCCGCGCCAGGCGCCGGTTCTCGGCCTGGTGTCGCGTCTGACCTCGCAGAAGGGACTCGATCTGCTGTTCGACACCCTGCCGGAGTTCCTCTACCACCGCGACCTGCGCTTCCTCGCGCTGGGCAGCGGCGAAGAGCGCTATGAGTCGTTTCTCTCCTGGCTCCAGGTCACCTTTCCGGGCAAGGTCTGGTACTTCCGCGGCTACAGCGAAGAGCTCGCGCACTGGATCGAGGCCGGCGCCGACATCTTTCTCATGCCGTCGCGCTACGAGCCTTGCGGTCTCAACCAGATGTACAGCCTGCGCTACGGCACGCCGCCGATCGTGCGCCGCACCGGCGGGCTCGCCGACACCGTCGAGCCATGGAATCCGGTGACACGCACGGGCACCGGATTCTCGTTCGACCATTTCACGCCCGAAGGGCTGCGCTGGGCGCTCGACTTCGCGCTCACCGCGTATCGCGACGTTCCGGCGTGGAAGCAGCTCATGCTGAACGGCATGGCGAAGGACTTCTCCTGGGCCCGGCAGGTGAAGCCTTACGAAGAGCTCTACCGCCGGCTCCTTGCAGGCTGA
- a CDS encoding glucose-1-phosphate adenylyltransferase, whose protein sequence is MKRVVTAILGGGQGARLAPLTRDRAKPAVPVGGKFRLIDIPISNSLHAGIDKVYVLTQFNSESLHRHIAQSYRFDAFRGGFVNLLAAEQNMTNRSWYQGTADAVRQNLTRLIDDNDPTEVLILSGDQLYLMEMREFVLAHRANQADLTIAVKPVTREEAKGFGILRLDRTGRVVEFVEKPTSEEALDALALDESTRDALGFEAAPGTLLASMGIYVFRPEVLREVLVGSPYTDFGKEVIPASLGRIRVFAFPYDGYWTDIGTIPSFHQANLDLTVPLPSLNLYNPNYPIYTHARFLPGTKINGCSVTRSVLCEGSIITGAKISDSIVGIRAIVQTGTTIDRSIIMGANRFEPLAEAAHHAVKTGIGRDCTIRNAIIDFNARIGDGCKLLNEQKIEEAETPNYSIRGGIIVVPKNAELPPGTVI, encoded by the coding sequence ATGAAACGGGTGGTGACGGCGATTCTCGGCGGTGGGCAGGGAGCGCGGCTCGCGCCGCTGACGCGGGATCGCGCCAAGCCGGCGGTCCCGGTGGGCGGCAAGTTCCGCCTGATCGACATTCCGATCTCGAACAGTCTGCACGCCGGCATCGACAAGGTCTACGTCCTCACCCAGTTCAACAGCGAGAGCCTCCACCGGCACATCGCCCAGAGCTACCGCTTCGACGCCTTTCGCGGCGGCTTCGTGAACCTGCTCGCCGCCGAGCAGAACATGACCAACCGCTCCTGGTACCAGGGCACGGCCGACGCCGTGCGCCAGAACCTCACCCGGCTGATCGACGACAACGACCCGACCGAAGTTCTGATCCTCTCGGGCGACCAGCTCTACCTCATGGAGATGCGCGAGTTCGTCCTCGCGCACCGCGCCAACCAGGCCGACCTGACGATCGCCGTCAAGCCGGTGACGCGAGAGGAGGCCAAGGGCTTCGGCATCCTCCGCCTCGACCGCACCGGCCGGGTCGTCGAGTTCGTCGAAAAGCCGACCTCCGAGGAGGCCCTGGACGCCCTGGCACTCGACGAATCCACCCGCGATGCGCTCGGCTTCGAAGCGGCGCCGGGCACCCTTCTCGCCAGCATGGGGATCTACGTCTTCCGGCCCGAGGTGCTGCGCGAGGTGCTGGTCGGGAGCCCTTATACCGACTTCGGCAAGGAGGTCATCCCGGCCTCGCTCGGTCGCATCCGCGTCTTCGCCTTCCCCTATGACGGATACTGGACGGACATCGGGACGATCCCGAGCTTCCATCAGGCGAACCTCGACCTCACCGTTCCGTTGCCGTCACTGAATCTCTACAACCCGAACTACCCGATCTACACCCACGCCCGATTCCTCCCGGGCACCAAGATCAACGGCTGCTCGGTGACCCGCTCGGTGCTCTGCGAAGGGTCGATCATCACCGGTGCCAAGATCTCCGACTCGATCGTCGGCATCCGCGCCATCGTGCAAACAGGCACGACGATCGACCGGTCGATCATCATGGGCGCCAACCGCTTCGAACCGTTGGCCGAGGCGGCCCACCACGCCGTCAAGACGGGTATCGGTCGCGACTGCACGATCCGCAACGCCATCATCGACTTCAACGCCCGCATCGGCGACGGCTGCAAGCTCCTGAACGAGCAGAAGATCGAAGAGGCGGAGACGCCGAACTACTCGATTCGCGGCGGCATCATCGTCGTGCCGAAGAACGCCGAGCTGCCTCCCGGTACGGTCATCTGA
- a CDS encoding efflux RND transporter periplasmic adaptor subunit, which translates to MLVGVAVALAGLGVWYFLRGGSNGGEVGKYKSVIVDRGDVAMTVTATGTISAVTTVQVGSQVSGIIAALYADFNTPVAKGQLVAELDPTSFEAAVEQRRADVAQSEVRLRNARTQLLRQEQLLAKQLVAQADYDLAKADFDALEAQISQVEAALLQARTNLGYTRILSPIDGVVVDRQYDIGQTVAASFQAPTLFTIAQDLTKMQVQADVDQSDIGRIRVGQGARFTVDAYPEEEFVGAITQVRLNATVNQNVVTYPVIVGVENAEQKLRPKMTADLSVEVDRVRDVLRIPNAALRFRPAEEASARARGGSVEGGTARGATAGSAGARPGGTATPGAAGPAGGFAGAADGLAAGRQRSAGGKTEKGWQTVYRLGADGKLSPVEVRTGLSDGKFSELLEGGISAGDTVVVGLATSKANPSSGSSPLGSGGRRF; encoded by the coding sequence TTGCTGGTTGGCGTAGCGGTTGCTCTCGCCGGGCTCGGCGTCTGGTACTTCCTGCGGGGAGGTTCGAACGGCGGCGAGGTGGGCAAGTACAAGAGCGTGATCGTCGATCGCGGCGACGTGGCGATGACGGTGACGGCAACGGGAACGATTTCGGCGGTCACCACCGTCCAGGTCGGCAGCCAGGTCTCGGGCATCATCGCTGCGCTCTACGCCGATTTCAACACTCCGGTAGCCAAGGGACAGCTGGTCGCCGAGCTCGATCCGACCTCCTTCGAGGCCGCGGTCGAACAGCGCCGCGCCGACGTCGCGCAGTCGGAAGTCCGGCTGCGCAACGCCCGCACCCAGCTGCTGCGCCAGGAGCAGCTGCTCGCCAAGCAGCTGGTGGCGCAGGCCGACTACGATCTGGCGAAGGCCGACTTCGACGCCCTCGAGGCGCAGATCAGCCAGGTCGAGGCGGCGCTCCTTCAGGCCCGGACCAATCTCGGCTACACCAGGATCCTCTCGCCCATCGACGGCGTGGTGGTCGACCGCCAGTACGACATCGGCCAGACGGTCGCCGCGTCGTTCCAGGCGCCGACCTTGTTCACGATCGCCCAGGACCTCACCAAGATGCAGGTCCAGGCGGATGTCGACCAGTCGGACATCGGCCGCATCCGGGTCGGGCAGGGGGCCCGGTTCACCGTCGACGCCTATCCGGAGGAGGAGTTCGTCGGCGCCATCACCCAGGTGCGGCTGAACGCCACCGTCAATCAGAACGTCGTGACGTATCCGGTGATCGTCGGAGTCGAAAACGCGGAGCAGAAGCTCCGCCCCAAGATGACGGCGGACCTCTCGGTCGAGGTCGACCGGGTGCGCGACGTCCTGCGGATCCCAAACGCCGCGCTGCGCTTCCGGCCGGCCGAAGAGGCTTCTGCCAGAGCTCGCGGCGGATCGGTCGAGGGCGGGACGGCCAGAGGCGCGACTGCCGGGAGCGCCGGGGCGAGGCCCGGTGGCACCGCGACGCCCGGCGCGGCTGGGCCCGCCGGCGGCTTCGCCGGCGCGGCGGACGGTCTCGCGGCAGGTCGGCAGCGATCCGCCGGCGGGAAGACGGAAAAGGGCTGGCAGACCGTCTACAGGCTGGGCGCCGACGGCAAGCTCTCGCCAGTCGAGGTGCGCACGGGGCTCTCCGACGGCAAGTTCTCGGAGCTCCTCGAGGGCGGGATCTCGGCGGGCGACACTGTCGTCGTCGGGCTCGCGACGAGCAAGGCCAACCCCTCCTCGGGATCGAGCCCGCTCGGCTCGGGCGGGCGGCGTTTCTGA
- a CDS encoding ABC transporter ATP-binding protein yields MATEAGRNRRPSALVELADIVKVYTLGEVEVRALDGVSLTIAPGEFVAVMGPSGSGKSTLMNIVGCLDRPTSGRYVLDGIDASGLDKNERAEIRNAKIGFVFQNFNLLARTTAVENVELPLLYSDRLSTASERRERAMAVLARVGLQGREHHRPSQLSGGQQQRVAIARALVTDPAILLADEPTGNLDSRVSEEIMAILQELNAQGRTVIAITHEHDIAQFAGRVVAFRDGRIVSDQPVEDRRIARPTVGVRSQESAA; encoded by the coding sequence ATGGCGACCGAGGCCGGCCGGAATCGGCGCCCGAGTGCCCTCGTCGAGCTCGCCGACATCGTCAAGGTCTACACTCTGGGCGAAGTCGAGGTGCGAGCGCTCGACGGCGTCAGCCTGACGATCGCGCCCGGCGAGTTCGTGGCGGTGATGGGGCCTTCGGGTTCCGGCAAGTCGACGCTCATGAATATCGTCGGCTGCCTCGACCGGCCGACCTCAGGGCGCTACGTTCTCGATGGGATCGACGCCTCGGGTCTCGACAAGAACGAGCGCGCCGAGATCCGCAACGCCAAGATCGGCTTCGTCTTCCAGAACTTCAATCTGCTCGCGCGCACCACTGCGGTCGAGAACGTCGAGCTGCCGCTGCTCTACAGCGATCGCCTGAGTACCGCGAGCGAGCGCCGTGAGCGGGCGATGGCGGTGCTCGCCCGCGTCGGACTCCAGGGCCGGGAGCACCACCGGCCGTCGCAGCTTTCGGGCGGTCAGCAGCAGCGCGTCGCCATTGCCCGCGCGCTGGTGACCGACCCGGCGATCCTGCTCGCCGACGAGCCGACCGGCAACCTAGACTCGCGGGTCTCTGAGGAGATCATGGCGATCCTGCAGGAGCTCAACGCGCAGGGTAGGACGGTGATCGCGATCACCCACGAGCACGACATCGCGCAGTTCGCCGGCCGCGTGGTGGCGTTCCGCGACGGCCGGATCGTCTCCGATCAGCCGGTCGAGGACCGCCGGATCGCGCGCCCCACGGTCGGCGTCCGCAGCCAGGAGAGTGCCGCATGA
- a CDS encoding ABC transporter permease — protein sequence MRVANIVKVGLQSIARNKMRSALTMLGIVIGVACVIAMVAVASGASSSIQAQIDALGTNFLMIFPGTTTSSGARMFSGSSNLSVEDAAAIRSECPSVAYVSAASRTSAQVVAGELNWATQIQGVDVDWPFIRSWNVAEGDFFTDADVRGATKVAVLGRTVADALFPNGQAVGETLRIKNVPFRVVGVLERKGGSTMGQDQDDAIIAPYTTVMKRLEGRSRVGMILAAAISPDRVGDAQGEIDLLLRQRHRIGPGQDADFMIRSQEEMASTAAESSKTLSVLLGSVAAISLLVGGIGIMNIMLVSVTERTREIGIRMAIGAKGRHVLAQFLLEAVVLSVVGGLIGILLGVGASELIARYAGWPVELGPGPILMAFGFAALIGIFFGFYPARRAAALDPIDALRFE from the coding sequence ATGCGGGTCGCGAACATCGTCAAGGTCGGACTGCAGTCGATCGCGCGGAACAAGATGCGCTCGGCCCTCACCATGCTCGGGATCGTGATCGGGGTCGCCTGCGTCATCGCGATGGTCGCCGTGGCTTCTGGCGCCTCGAGCTCGATCCAGGCGCAGATCGACGCTCTGGGCACGAACTTCCTGATGATCTTCCCCGGCACAACGACGAGCTCGGGGGCACGGATGTTCTCCGGCTCGTCGAACCTCTCGGTCGAAGACGCCGCGGCGATCCGCTCCGAGTGCCCTTCGGTGGCCTATGTCTCGGCCGCCTCGCGGACCTCGGCGCAGGTGGTGGCGGGAGAGCTCAACTGGGCGACCCAGATCCAGGGGGTCGACGTGGACTGGCCGTTCATCCGTTCTTGGAACGTCGCCGAGGGCGACTTCTTCACCGACGCGGATGTGCGAGGGGCGACCAAGGTCGCGGTCCTCGGCCGCACGGTCGCCGACGCGCTCTTCCCCAACGGGCAGGCAGTGGGCGAGACCCTGCGCATCAAGAACGTACCGTTCCGCGTCGTCGGCGTCCTCGAGAGGAAGGGCGGCTCGACGATGGGGCAGGATCAGGACGACGCGATCATCGCCCCCTACACGACGGTGATGAAGCGGCTGGAAGGGCGTTCGCGGGTCGGCATGATCCTCGCGGCGGCGATCTCGCCGGACCGCGTGGGCGACGCGCAGGGCGAGATCGACCTCCTGCTGCGCCAGCGCCACCGCATCGGTCCCGGCCAGGACGCCGACTTCATGATCCGCTCGCAGGAGGAGATGGCCTCGACCGCCGCCGAGAGCTCGAAGACGCTCTCGGTGCTGCTCGGCTCGGTGGCGGCGATCTCGCTGCTGGTCGGAGGCATCGGAATCATGAACATCATGCTGGTCTCGGTCACTGAGCGCACGCGCGAGATCGGCATCCGCATGGCGATCGGCGCCAAGGGGCGCCATGTTCTGGCGCAGTTCCTGCTCGAGGCGGTGGTGCTGTCCGTGGTCGGTGGGCTGATCGGAATCCTGCTCGGCGTCGGAGCCTCGGAGCTCATCGCCCGCTACGCTGGCTGGCCGGTCGAGCTCGGCCCCGGTCCGATCCTCATGGCCTTCGGCTTCGCCGCCCTCATCGGCATCTTCTTCGGCTTCTATCCCGCCCGCCGGGCCGCGGCGCTGGACCCGATCGACGCCCTGCGCTTCGAGTAG
- a CDS encoding right-handed parallel beta-helix repeat-containing protein — MPNPFPGSLAFNSPLRAWMLASWVLIAATPAVAFDFIVTRYDDPVPDGCLVADCSIREAVIAANVDLAADRVWLSAGVYQVNLAGSFEDNAATGDIDLVQNVEIVGAGATMTFIDGTGLGETPIATAGNLGLVTAIRNLTVQNSASSGLLLSTGTHTVEDCGFRDNGFGSTGPGIATTVQSVVTILRTTVVGSAGVGLSVAQGSATVENSTFSGNGNQEIVLNFAAAFSCTHCTVLASDADPVLTVIGATASLANSIFAGACSAVSGGAINSLGGNVESTGHTCGFTQGSDQDDVTAGALALGALDDNGGPTRTHLPGAASAANGSANDALCFVDDQRGVVRETNCESGAVERTNVAVATPIFHDGFLQGDSEAWSARVE; from the coding sequence ATGCCCAATCCATTTCCCGGAAGCCTCGCCTTCAACTCACCGCTTCGCGCCTGGATGCTCGCCTCCTGGGTGCTGATCGCCGCCACGCCGGCGGTCGCCTTCGATTTCATCGTGACGCGCTACGACGACCCGGTGCCCGACGGTTGTCTGGTCGCCGACTGTTCGATTCGCGAGGCGGTGATCGCGGCCAATGTCGACCTCGCCGCCGACCGGGTGTGGCTCTCCGCCGGCGTGTACCAGGTGAACCTCGCCGGGAGCTTCGAGGACAATGCCGCGACGGGCGACATCGACCTCGTCCAGAACGTCGAGATCGTTGGGGCCGGCGCGACGATGACGTTCATCGACGGCACCGGACTGGGCGAAACCCCGATCGCGACTGCCGGGAACCTGGGCCTCGTGACCGCGATCCGGAATCTCACGGTCCAGAACAGCGCGAGCTCGGGCCTCCTGCTATCGACCGGCACCCATACGGTAGAGGACTGCGGGTTTCGCGACAACGGCTTCGGCAGCACCGGCCCCGGAATTGCCACGACGGTGCAGAGCGTGGTGACGATCCTGCGCACCACCGTCGTCGGTAGCGCCGGCGTGGGTCTGTCGGTGGCGCAGGGGTCGGCGACGGTCGAGAACAGCACCTTCAGCGGCAACGGCAACCAGGAGATCGTGCTCAACTTCGCGGCGGCGTTCAGCTGCACGCACTGCACCGTGCTCGCGAGCGACGCCGATCCGGTGCTGACCGTCATCGGCGCGACCGCGAGCCTCGCGAACTCCATCTTCGCCGGTGCCTGCTCGGCGGTGAGCGGGGGGGCAATCAACTCGCTCGGCGGCAACGTCGAGTCGACCGGGCATACCTGCGGATTCACCCAGGGCAGCGACCAGGACGATGTCACTGCAGGCGCCTTGGCGCTCGGCGCCCTGGACGACAACGGCGGCCCGACCCGTACTCATCTGCCGGGAGCGGCAAGCGCCGCGAACGGCAGCGCCAATGATGCCCTGTGCTTCGTCGACGACCAGCGCGGCGTCGTTCGCGAGACCAACTGCGAATCGGGCGCGGTCGAGCGCACCAACGTCGCCGTCGCGACGCCGATCTTCCACGACGGTTTCCTGCAGGGTGACAGCGAGGCCTGGAGCGCGAGGGTCGAATGA
- the selD gene encoding selenide, water dikinase SelD — translation MTQTSSAGGCAAKIGPGDLRTLLGEIADLGGLGGRVAFADPETRVLVGPETLDDAGVMLFRGQALIATTDFIPPVCDDPQRFGRIAATNAISDVYAMGGRPLFALNLCCFPADAPPEVLAGILAGGAAACTAAGAAVLGGHSIRDKELKFGLAVVGYGDPDRLFTNQGARPGDRLILTKPLGSGALVNAFKFERLDEAGLEPALVEMERSNAEGARLALRHGASAATDVTGFGLAGHAWNIARNSKVVLEIDFSVLPSHPGFFDLTAAGITTGATGANRRHLAPHVKWMRERSETEQALVFDPQTSGGLLLAVPEAGVDPILSALSATGHRAAEIGEVVAGDPELRIL, via the coding sequence ATGACTCAAACGTCTTCTGCCGGCGGCTGCGCCGCGAAGATCGGTCCGGGCGACCTGCGCACCCTTCTCGGCGAGATCGCGGATCTGGGTGGGCTCGGAGGCCGGGTCGCCTTCGCCGATCCCGAAACACGCGTGCTGGTCGGACCGGAGACCCTCGACGACGCCGGCGTGATGCTCTTCCGCGGCCAGGCCCTCATTGCGACGACCGACTTCATTCCGCCGGTCTGCGACGATCCGCAGCGCTTCGGCCGCATCGCCGCGACCAACGCCATTTCGGACGTCTACGCCATGGGCGGGCGGCCGCTCTTCGCGCTCAATCTCTGCTGCTTTCCGGCCGACGCCCCGCCCGAAGTCCTCGCGGGCATCCTCGCCGGCGGCGCGGCTGCCTGCACCGCGGCAGGCGCCGCGGTCCTGGGCGGCCACTCGATCCGCGACAAGGAGCTCAAGTTCGGACTCGCGGTGGTCGGCTACGGCGACCCGGATCGTCTCTTCACCAACCAGGGCGCCCGCCCCGGCGACCGCCTGATCCTGACCAAACCGCTGGGCAGCGGCGCGCTGGTGAACGCCTTCAAGTTCGAGCGCCTCGACGAGGCCGGCCTCGAGCCCGCACTGGTGGAGATGGAGCGCTCGAACGCCGAAGGCGCGCGCCTGGCGCTCCGGCACGGCGCCAGCGCCGCCACCGACGTCACCGGCTTCGGTCTCGCCGGCCACGCCTGGAACATCGCGCGCAACTCGAAGGTCGTGCTGGAAATCGACTTCTCGGTCCTGCCGTCTCACCCGGGGTTCTTCGACCTCACCGCGGCAGGCATCACCACCGGCGCGACGGGCGCCAATCGCCGCCACCTCGCCCCGCACGTGAAGTGGATGCGCGAGCGCAGCGAAACCGAGCAGGCGCTGGTCTTCGATCCCCAGACCTCGGGCGGCCTCCTGCTCGCCGTTCCGGAAGCGGGCGTCGATCCGATCCTCTCCGCCCTCAGTGCGACCGGCCACCGCGCCGCGGAGATCGGCGAAGTCGTCGCCGGCGATCCGGAGCTCCGCATCCTCTAG
- a CDS encoding DinB family protein: protein MGSGRAASAVAQLAGQLDEITRMVRFEPALLELRVDAVSHWSIGQQVDHVLKVLEAGQRFFGGSQEPPARLSSGMNLTGHLLLALGWIPRGVGKSPRGVLPADRTVDDLAERAARLRSFYCDTPLPEAVLADPTPVFPHPYFGGLTTLQGLRFLGLHTRHHLKIVADIRRAA, encoded by the coding sequence ATGGGCTCCGGCAGAGCTGCCTCCGCGGTCGCGCAGCTCGCCGGACAACTCGACGAGATCACCCGGATGGTGCGCTTCGAACCGGCACTGCTCGAGCTCCGGGTGGACGCGGTCTCGCACTGGTCGATCGGCCAGCAGGTGGATCATGTCCTGAAGGTCCTCGAAGCCGGCCAGCGCTTCTTCGGAGGATCGCAAGAGCCGCCCGCGCGGTTGTCTTCCGGCATGAACCTCACCGGGCATCTGCTGCTCGCTCTGGGCTGGATCCCGCGCGGCGTCGGCAAGTCGCCCAGGGGCGTCTTGCCGGCCGACCGGACCGTGGACGACCTCGCGGAGCGGGCCGCCCGGCTGCGCAGTTTCTACTGTGACACGCCGCTCCCCGAGGCCGTGCTCGCCGATCCGACACCGGTCTTCCCACACCCCTATTTCGGCGGCCTGACCACGCTCCAGGGCCTGCGCTTCCTGGGCCTTCACACCCGTCACCACCTGAAGATCGTCGCCGACATCCGGCGCGCCGCCTAG